The sequence TGTCGGAGACGCGCGGGTCGCCGAGCTGCGAATCGCGCAGGCGCGAGACGGCGTCGTACTCGTAGAGGCCCTGCTGCGCCTTGGTGGTGGACTTGATCGACCAGGTGAGGAGCGGCGCGCCGACGCTTTTCGCGATCTCCTCGGCGAGCACCGTCTTGCCGGTGCCGGGCTCGCCCTTGACGAGGAGCGGGCGCTCCAGCGTGATCGCGGCGTTGACCGCCACCGCGAGGTCCTCCGTCGCCACGTAATCCTTCGTCCCGGCAAAGCGCATCGCGTTCCGTCCTCTCGCCTCGGGGCCGACCTGCGGCACGCGTCGCTTGTCCCATGCCGCGCGACGGCGCGCAACACGCCGCGTCGCCGCGCGCGGGCGCAGTCTAGCGGAGGAGGGCGCCGCCACTTTCGCGGCGCCTGGGAAGAATAGCCTCGCCCACCGTCGGTTTCGCACAAGCGTCGTCGTGGCGCACCCCGGATGAGCGGCATGCGTCCCATGACAATTCCGCAGCCCCGTGCACGTATGTCGTGCGGGCCGATGGGAGAGACGTGCGCCGCCGCGCGGCTCTAGCCTCGTGGCGGCCATCTATACATTTGACACACCTCGCGAGCAGGGCAATAACTTTCACGACGGGCCGGGCCGAAAGGGGCAATTTGCGCGCGCCTTCGGCCACGCGTCGCAAAACGCGCATTCCGCAGCGAGAACGAAAGCCCGCGGCAACGGGCGGAGGACCAGAGATGACGACCAAGAAGCACGACGGCTCGCGGCTCGACCGCGACGAGACGACGACGCTGGAGGCGGTTCACCCGCAGCTGCCGCAAATGGCCGAGGACGTGTTCGAGGGCAAGGTCTCGCGCCGCGCCTTCCTGCGCACCGCGACCCTTCTCGGCCTCTCCGCCGGCGCGGCCTACGCCATGGCCGGCAAGCTGACGGGCGAGCCCTTCGCGCCCGCCGCGCGCGCCCAGGACGGGACGCCGGTCAAGGGCGGCGTGCTGCGCGTGTCGATGAACATCAAGGAGATCTCGGATCCCGCGACCGTCGACTGGTCGGAGAAGGGCAACGAGCTGCGCCACGTGATCGAGCCGCTCGTGCGCATCACCTCCGACAACGTGGCGGTGCCCCATCTCGCCGAGAGCTGGACGGCCTCCGAGGACCTGCGCACCTGGACGTTCAAGCTGCGCCAGGGCGTGAAGTGGTCGAACGGCGACGATTTCGGCGCCGACGACGTCGTGGCGAACTTCAAGCGCTGGATGGACCCTGCCGTCGGCTCCTCGAACTACGGCCGCTTCTCGGCGCTGCGCACGTCCAACGACGACGGCTCGCCGATGCTCGAGAACGGCGTCGTCAAGATCGACGACCATACCGTCGAGTTCAACCTGCGCGTCCCGTTCCTGGCGCTGCCCGAGTCGATGGGCGACTACCCGGCGCTGATCGCGCACCGCTCCTTCCAGGGCGGCAACTGGGTCGAGGACCCGATCGGCACCGGCCCGTTCGAGCTCGTCGAGCTCACGGTGGGCTCGCGCGCCCGCTATCGCCGCAAGGAGAGCGGCTGGTGGGGCGGCGAGGTCCATCTCGACGGGATCGACTACATCGATCACGGCGACGATCCGGCCGCCCCGCTCGCCGCGCTCGCCTCCGGCCAGGTGGACATCCTCTACCGCCTCAACGTCGAGCAGGTGCCCGCCGCCCGCGCCATCCCCAGCCTCGTGCTCTACCAGGCCGACACGGCGCAGACCGGCGTCGCCCGCATGAAGGTGACCGAGGCGCCGTTCGACGACGTCCGCGTGCGCCAGGCGATCCAGTCCTGCATCGATCACGAGCGCCTGCTCGCGATCGCCTATCAGGGCCTCGGCGTCGCCGGCGAGGATCACCACGTCGCGCCGGTCCACCCGGAATACGCCGCGCTGCCGAAGCCGACGCAGGATTACGACCGCGCCCGCGCGCTCCTCGCCGAGGCCGGCTACGCGGACGGTCTCGAGATCCAGATCGATTGCGTGGCGCAGCCGACCTGGGAGCCCAATACCTGCCAGGCGCTGGTGGAGATGCTGCGCCCGGCCGGGATCGACCTCGCGGTCAACATCATGCCCGGCGGCACCTACTGGGACCGCTGGATGACGACGCCGTTCGGCTTCACCTCCTGGACCCATCGTCCGCTCGGCACCCAGGTTCTTTCGCTCGCCTATCGCTCGGGTGTGCCGTGGAACGAGTCGTCCTATTCGAACCCGGATTTCGACGCGCTCCTCGACAAGGCCGAGGCGACGCTCGACGTCACCGAGCGGCAGACGATCATGGAGGAGCTCGAGCTGATGCTGCAGGGCGACGCCGTGATCATCCAGCCCTACTGGCGCTCCATCGCCACGGCCTCGAACCAGAAGGTGCAGGGCTACGCCCATCATCCCGCCGAGGAGCATCACTTCGAGCAGGTCTGGCTCGCCCAGAGCTGATCCGCGGCCACGGCCGGTCTTCCCTTCGGCTCCGCCCGCCCCGCGCGGGCGGAGCCTCGACGGACGCGTGAGCGATGCTGATCTTCCTGGCCAAGCGGCTCGCCTTCATGGCCCTGACCATGCTGGCGGTCTCGATCCTCCTCTTCCTCCTGCTGGAGGTGAACGGCGACGCGGTCGCCGTGAAGGTCCTCGGGCCCTACACGACCGAGGAGCAGCGCGCGCTCTGGCTCGTCGCGAACGGCTACGATAGGCCGTTGTTCGTGCGCTATTTCGAATGGCTCGGGAACATCGCCACCGG comes from Salinarimonas sp. and encodes:
- a CDS encoding ABC transporter substrate-binding protein produces the protein MTTKKHDGSRLDRDETTTLEAVHPQLPQMAEDVFEGKVSRRAFLRTATLLGLSAGAAYAMAGKLTGEPFAPAARAQDGTPVKGGVLRVSMNIKEISDPATVDWSEKGNELRHVIEPLVRITSDNVAVPHLAESWTASEDLRTWTFKLRQGVKWSNGDDFGADDVVANFKRWMDPAVGSSNYGRFSALRTSNDDGSPMLENGVVKIDDHTVEFNLRVPFLALPESMGDYPALIAHRSFQGGNWVEDPIGTGPFELVELTVGSRARYRRKESGWWGGEVHLDGIDYIDHGDDPAAPLAALASGQVDILYRLNVEQVPAARAIPSLVLYQADTAQTGVARMKVTEAPFDDVRVRQAIQSCIDHERLLAIAYQGLGVAGEDHHVAPVHPEYAALPKPTQDYDRARALLAEAGYADGLEIQIDCVAQPTWEPNTCQALVEMLRPAGIDLAVNIMPGGTYWDRWMTTPFGFTSWTHRPLGTQVLSLAYRSGVPWNESSYSNPDFDALLDKAEATLDVTERQTIMEELELMLQGDAVIIQPYWRSIATASNQKVQGYAHHPAEEHHFEQVWLAQS